The stretch of DNA tcctgccctcaagacctttcccagcatcagggtcttttatttgTTAATTGGGATATTGACCAACATGCCAAAAGTAGTAATGGACAATGTGGTCAGGAAAGACTTACCTAAAATCAGTTTGaaaaaattgctgctgctgctgctaagtcacttcagtcgtgtccgactctgtgcgaccccatagatggcagcccaccaggctcccccgtccctgggattctccaggcaagaacactggagtgggttgccatttcctaggctGCAAAGGCATTACACTGAATGtatatagttatattttaattttattcaattaaaagccattcttttcttttgtatacCTCCTCAAGTTGAAGTTGTATATGTACTCTTGTCTGTGTCTTTTCTAAACATTGATGAGTAGTGGGTTGTGCTGGATGAATTCTACATTCTCTACAACTCCCAAGTtgtattaatttacttttaaagctGGCCTTGAATTCTCACTACCCATTTTGGATTAGGTTGAATCAATTTTggtttaatttaataaatattgagtATCAGCTATAGTACAGGCAGTGTGCTGGAGTTGAAATCAGTAAGAATAATACCAGCCTAACAGGGGACACAGAGTTGTAAGCAAGTGTATTACTATGTGTTAAGTGTATTCATGTAATCTTATGCATAGAGGTATCCAAGATGCTGGGAGATTTTGGTGCTGTATTGGTGAGGACAGGAAATGCTTTCTGGAAAAGATGACAGCTGGCTTTTAAAGGATAAATAGCTTTCCAAATGCACAAGGAAGGAGAGCCATTCCAAGTAGGAAAAATATCTAGACCGAAGCAGAATGGTGCATTAGGACAGTTTTGAACAGTATTGCTGGAATATAAAGTAGAGGAAGTAAGACTGAATCACTTCGGCGTGAATCTGGGACAAGCCCAGCGTCTGTGGTATTCTATTGGGCCTGACAATCAATTGGGAATTTTAGGTAGTCAGTCCAAATGCAAGGTTAATAACTAAACAAATACTTTTTCACCCACTCTGAATGCGTTGGAAGAAGAACCGAGATGAAACAATATTGAAATTTGAGGATTAGTGGACTTTAATGGAGGAAGCTTGGGACTTTTAGAAATGTAGTGATTTAAATTATTGGGAATGTGCTTGATCTCCTGGCAAGGTCACCTGGCATAAAATGTTTCAAGCAGGTGTTTGAAGCAGTTGTATCAATACAACAGAGAAGGATATGCAGGTAATAGCAGCTCTGATAATAAACTTGTTTTCTGTCACCTGATTCCCAGAAGATCAGTTAGCAGTAAACCAGCTGCAGGCAGATCTGTGGGGCCAACCCCAAAACCTAGTGCTGTCACCAAAAGTGCTTCACCTGGCTTCTGTGACCTTGTTCATCTCCTCTCCTGAGCCTGTCCATGATGTTGGTGGTCCCTGCAAGTGGGGCAGCCAAGTGATTTATGTGACTGAGTTTATTGTAGTAGAGTGTTAACCCCTCAGAGTCTTTCATGTTTGACTCCCTCCACAATGCTGCGGATTGAGTGTTGTCCCAGGCTTTATCCTTTTACTAAGATTCCTATGTTctcaatttattttcctctttaacaTTTCTCAGGCTTTCTTGATCATGGATGGTGAAGATATACCAGATTTTTCAAGTTTAAAGGAGGAAACTGCTTATTGGAAGGAACTTTCCTTGAAGTATAAACAAAGGTAATGCCAGAAAGCATCCTAGAAATAGAAGAGGGCTTTGGAATACATAATCTCTAactttttgctcttttttcttttgtttgttttaacaaagCTAAATTTAGAGTTTCCAGTATAGGATTGGGATTCTAGAAATAGTCATAACAAAATAACATTGTTTGTATTTAAGATAAAGTGCCATAAAAGCTTACATTACTTGAATTATTAAAATAGTAAGAAGACAGTGTCATTTATGATTTCTTCTGGTAGCTTACCTCCTTTTAGAAAGCTTATTATTGCTCTTGGCTATCTTTGGCTTGCTGGGTGTGCACTGATTCTGTCTCATCTTTTTGGTCTTTTGGAGATTCTGATAAGCTCTCTGGGACTCCATAGGGCAGACTCTCTTTGGGCAGGTGTTATCAGTGTCTGGAGCCAACAAAGCTTTGAGGGAGGGACAAGAGCTTCGGGGTATACGGAGTATTTTAGAAAATCTCAATTATTTCAGTTACTTGAGAGAACTTTTAGGTAGCCTTTTAAGTAGTaaaactgaaatttctttttaaaatgaaatctttttaaagtatatatatatcttcctaCTTTGGTTAGCAGTTTACTAAGACTTATTAAACCTTTTATTGCTATTTCATTATTGCTGAAGCCAGTTATTGTATCATGCTAGTTATATGGAAGGTGTGTCTATGGCAAGACTTGATAGTCCTTTTTTTGTGTCATAGATACCTTCTCAGGCTGGGAAAATCTACGGAACCCTTCTCAGAATAACATTTTTAATGCgtaaaattaaatagaattacAGAGGAAACCAATTATATTGGAAAAAACACATCTAAATGTTAAAACTGATTTGTGGATAGTCATATGTGCTTCTTTGTTGATATGTTAAATAAGAAAGGGGTGAGTGTATAAAACGTGAATCCTTCTACGGCTTATAACTTACTTCATTAAACCCTGAATATATAGAGTAAGAGATGCAAAATAGATTGCCTTTATTGTTTAGTATATTTTATGGTAGCATAACACTCAGGTGAAAAtttttgaattatatataatCATCTTCAGGATGATCCTTACGGTTTCTGCTATAACTGATCTTTCCCACTTTGTTTCTGATTAGCTTCCAGGAAGCTCGGGATGAGCTAGTTGAATtccaggaaggaagcagagaattAGAGGCAGAGTTGGAGGCACAATTAGTACAGGCTGAACAGAGAAATAGAGACTTGCAAGCTGATAACCAAAGACTGAAGTATGAAGTAGAAGCATTGAAGGTAATTGTGGCAGTATAAGCTGGTGTCTCTTTGGCTGGGTTTTGttaaagtgagaaatacattcttACAGGTAGAGCTTAAGAGCAGCAGgcaacataaaaatgtaaaaaggccTAAAGTGAATTTTTGACATAAACTGTTTTCATGGAACCAAGGGAGAGGTGTTTTAGAATTCAGAAATTCACTTCAAAACTCtgtagttgtcaatttttttAGCTATAATGTTCCTAGCTCTATAATATTATGTTGTAGTTCTATAATTTTCAAAAGCTGCCTGGAAAAAAAAGGCTGCCTGATTATTTGTTATGATAGAGTGCCTCATTCTGTAGtactttaaaattatctttgtatGACAcatacttttatttcattatggtttatggTCACTTTAGTTTtggagtttaatttttaaaaattcccttctaACAAGAAATTTTCAGGAGTAGAAAGGTTAACCTCTCTTGCTGTTGTTCATCACATGCCTAAGCCAAATGTTTGGGGTGTTCCTGTGTCTGGGCAGGGGTAGGTTTAGAGAAGGTGAGGTTGGGCAGGCAAGGTGTAAGAAATTTGAACTCTGTCACTCACCTGCTTTGTGTTTACCCTGGGCTGCATTCAGCCTGAGAACCCAGAGGTTTTTAAGGCAACAATTTTACTATTTTACCTCTTTTCAGAGAGatcatttttagatttctttaagAGAAGTGATTGACTAATATTATATGAATTAAAGCACTGGAAATGAATGtgtcattttaacattttaaaaaggagaaaagagtacTATCAGATTGTGGGTGAATTTTTTTGGATCCTTCCACAGCCTGCCTCTTATTTGGGTTACTTCCTTCATTAAAGAAAACTATATGCTAATGATGCGTTCTTTCCTTCCTATATACCCACTCCTTCAGGAGAAGCTAGAACATCAATATGCACAGAGCTACAAGCAGGTCTCAGTATTAGAAGATGATTTAAGTCAGACTCGGGCCATTAAGGAGCAGTTACATAAGTATGTAAGAGAGCTGGAACAGGCCAATGATGACCTGGAGCGAGCAAAAAGGTAAGTGAATGATGTGCATGTTGTTAGAATAACCAAAGTTGGCAATCTGtgattaaaaagtcattttagatTTAACCAGTTACCTAAATCTTAGTCCCAGAACAATTCCTTTTGGTATTTGAAGTCACCTGTTAAGTCCTCACATTGAAATTTGCCCCAGATCCTTATCTCCCTAGATAATGCCCTTCCaggcttttctttccctttttccttctttcatgtaCCATTGTGGATCCTGttggtttttctttaaaaggtcTCATTCATTCCTCCGTCTTCCCTCTGTGTTCTCAATACTGCGACACTTTTTGAAGGTCctcatgttgtatacctgaatcCTGCAGTTACTTCCTAACTGATCTGTCTTTAAGTTTTcactccttttctcttctgttttaatACTTATCAAtgaattttcttgaaataatgCTTCTATTATGATTTTGCTGAACAGCATGTAGGAACttgccattactttgccaagattTCATATATCTATCATTATTTCTTAACCATCCCAAATGTAATTTGTATTACTTTACAGTCATTGCCTGAGATTTCTTTCCTTAATATTTGAGTAACTCTGAAATGCTTGGCATGATGCTAGAGTTGAGGATACAAAGATAAGCTTGCCATTGCCCTTGGGTATGATAGATATGGACAGTCCATGTGATAGCACTGGTATTAATACAAAGAATGTACAAGCTGCTCCAGGGAATAGAGAAGGGAGCCGCTCAACTACCCTTAGTAACTGGGGAAGCTGGGTCTGCAAGGAGTAGATGTTAACTGATGAAGAGAGAGATTCgaaggcagaggggcaggaagaGGGCATGAGGTGTTAATATTTTACTTCAGCTGAAGTGCTTAAAGACAGTTTGGCTGAACAAGATAAGACTGGAAGGTGTTTGGGGCCAGGTTGCAGAGAACCTTGTGCTTGGCTATGTTTGAAAGTCATTCTGTAAGCAAAGGGGCACTCAtagttttttaaacaaaggagtgTTATCAGATTGTGATTTGAAAGATTTGAGAAATTAGAAGTAGGGAGGAGAAGATGTGAAGACCATTTTGAAGTAACCTAGATGATGTTTTGGtttgttagtagctcagttgtgtctgactctgcgaccccatggactattgcccaccaggctcctctgtccatggaattctccaggcaagaataccagagtgggtagccgttcccttctccagggatcttcccaacccagggatcgaacctgggtcttctgcattacaggcaaattctttattgtctgagccatcaggaatgGGTGAAGAATTAAGCCTGGGGCAAAACATTGGAGCTGAGAGACAGTTGACAGGACTTGGGAAAATTGGACATGGCATTGAGAGTTCTAACTTGAGGTTAGGAAATTTTAATTCTGTAGCAGATAGCACATAGTGGATAGagggcacatagtaggtacctgtcagtgtttgctgaataaatgagaaatgcaggaagaagaaaagggttGATAGGAAGAAAGTATGTGGATGGGGACCTGAGACTGTGTTTTAAACAAATTCTTAGTACATTTTTACACATTCTTATATACTCTGAAACCACTGAACAGTTTTCTTCCTGAAAATGTGTAAACTTcattgaaacatgtttaaaatCCAGTGGGGAGATATAACTTGTATAATAAGTAGCCTGTCTTTAAGAAACTTGAAGGAATTTAGAtaggaatataaaagaaaagaatagattgAATGGCCAAATGATAATAGAGACAGTAAATGCACCAGAGATCAGAAGGGGTGAGATCATTTTCTTTCAGCTGGGCCAGGCTTTCTAGGTCAGGAAGTAGCATGAGATAAACTGTTTCCTTTTGTAGTAGCTAGTTGCACATTATTTGTTTAATTCTTagactctaattttttttttttagggcaaCAATAGTTTCACTGGAAGACTTTGAACAAAGGCTAAATCAAGCCATTGAACGAAATGCATTTTTAGAAAGTGAACTTGATGAAAAGGAATCTTTGTTGGTCTCTGTGCAGAGGTTAAAGGATGAAGCAAGAGGTAaaatttataacttaaaaaatatttattacttactGTCCCTAAGCCAGAGTGCTAAGCTTGCTTCAGGATCAACTTTTTAAAGCTGTTCATTTGTATGCTTTGGTCAGACACTGTGCCACATACTTTTAGTCTGTTAACTTAATAGCTGTATCATCAACTCTaggaggtaggtattattatacccattttataggtTAGAAAACCAAGGCACAGTAACTTTGGGTTTTGTCCAAGGTCTTCTAGCTTGTCAGTTGGGATTCAGACCTGGTCTGTTTCCCAAAGTCTTAATCATCACCACTGTGCAGATACTGCTTggtttatttggattttttcctttttcttgtacCTAAATAATTTTGTGTTAGGCACGTAATAgcattatatatgtatgcatattgcagtatcagttcagctcagtcgtatCCACCTCCTCGCAgcgccatggattgcagcactccaggcgtccctgtccatcaccaactcctgtagcttactcaaactcatgtccattgagtcggtgatgccatctaaccttctcatcctctgtcgtccccttctcctgccttcagtctttcccagcatcagggtcttttccagtgagtcagttctttgcatcaggtggccaaagtattggagctaacattccagtgaatattcaggactgatttcctttaggatggactggttgaatctccttgctgtccataggactctcaagagtcttctctaacaccacagttcaaaagcatcaattcttcggtgtatATTGCagtatacatgtgtataataCATAGAGTGAatatatacttttctttaaaaattttccttccctccctctttttttcttttatgcattataaagaagaaactgaaagtcactgtTAATCTCTTTATCTTGAGAGAATTCACCAAGAGTTTGGTGTCTTTCCAGTCTTCCTATAGCTATACATAAGCatacctgtttgtttttttcctttatataattgaaccatgtttttttttttttttactccttaaTAGGTCCTTTGTTATTGGAAGTTACATTTTTGCTATACATAGTGCTGTAAATAGAGTCCTTGTACATAATATTTGGgggtatctttgattttcttagaCTAGATTCTTAGAAATAGCAAAGAATATAAGTGTCTTTAATGGTTGTAACAGATGCTCCTAAATTACTTTTTAGATAAATTGGTACCTTTACTTTGGTAGTGATTGAGAGTCCTCTCAGTCGTCCTCACACTTTACTAGTAttgtgaataataaaaataaatttaaaaattatttaaaaatctgtttgaaaattgatattatattgtttttatttatttatttatttatttttttagcattAGACTTGTCCAAATATTTCCCACATGATTACTGGCTgggaaaatggaatgaaattaaaaaaaatttttggttgtgtggtcttagttccccagccagggattgaaccccagcccttGATGGTGAAAGTGaggagtcctaacaactggactaccagggaattcccaatatcacactgtttggtttgtttttttaaagtttttaaaattttacttattgttttaaactttttattttggactgAGGTTTAGCTAAATAACAATgggatagtttcagatgaacagcaaagggactcagccatacaatacatatatccattttcccccaaacccgcctcccatccaggctgccacataacactgagcgaAGTTCCATGTACTCTACAGTAGGTTATTGTTGattatcctttttaaatatagcagtgtgtacatgtccatctcaaacttCTTGTCTAATATCACCTTGCTTTTAATTTGTAGTTTTTTGGTTGGTACTTGTGAAAactttttatctgtttattgggtcttttaaaaattcttttttcaggaattctctggcagtccagtggttaggactcaggtcTCACTGCTAGGGGCCTAGGTttaatcccaggtcagggaactaagatcccacaaactgtgcagccaacaaaaatttttttaatgacttcctttttttggggggggggagctttattcatttgaagaacttctcataatttatataatgtataaaataataactttattctaaaatttacaatTATGGTTaaaagtaacataaaatttatcatcttaatgaTTTTTAAGGGTACAAGTCAGTAATGTTAACTATATTCACATTGTTTTGTAGAGCTCTAGTGTTTTTTCGTCTTGTAGTATTGAAACTCTTTGCCTATTGGACAACAAATCCCCATTTCTCCCTTCCCGAGCCCTGACAACCGCAGTTCTACTTTCTGTTGTTATGTGTGACTACAGTAGTCCCCCCTTATCTGTGGTTTTGCTTTCCACGGTTTCAGTAACCCATGGTCAGCTGCAGTCTGCAAATATTaagtggaaaattccagaaataagcgATTCCTAACTTTTAAATTGTGCACCGTTCTGAGTAACAGGGTGAtgttttttgctgtctcgttcagTGCATTATCCGCTGGGGGTCTTGGAACATACCCTCCTCAGATAAGGGAGAACTGCTACATTTTAGATGCcttatatatgtggaatcatacAGTTAGCAAGTATTCTTGATATTGGTCAGTTGCATTACAGGAAAAGAGAACATTAATTTTGGGTTAAAAattcaatatttgaaaaccaGAAAGCAGTTTGCAACTATTTTGACTACTTcctttctaaaacaaaatatttcataggAAAATGAGTAAAAGAATGTCAACccattaaaaatgacaaaattgctCTTCATTGATCTTGTAATAATCCCCAAACtacatcatttcaaaataaatgcaaataagttggtaaagaatatttatatttgtgttgTATCTGTTCACTGTGAGTTCTGCTTCAGACTCTGCCTTATTTTTGCATAAAGGCAGAATAATtgttatagaattttaaaattctaaatgacCATTTAGACAATAGGGTTGTCATTTTTATTCCCTTGgaagtaaaaattattaaatatgaaaatca from Bos mutus isolate GX-2022 chromosome 19, NWIPB_WYAK_1.1, whole genome shotgun sequence encodes:
- the NDEL1 gene encoding nuclear distribution protein nudE-like 1 isoform X1, which translates into the protein MDGEDIPDFSSLKEETAYWKELSLKYKQSFQEARDELVEFQEGSRELEAELEAQLVQAEQRNRDLQADNQRLKYEVEALKEKLEHQYAQSYKQVSVLEDDLSQTRAIKEQLHKYVRELEQANDDLERAKRATIVSLEDFEQRLNQAIERNAFLESELDEKESLLVSVQRLKDEARDLRQELAVRERQQEVTRKSAPSSPTLDCEKMDSAVQASLSLPATPVGKGTENSFPSPKAIPNGFGTSPLTPSARISALNIVGDLLRKVGALESKLAACRNFAKDQASRKSYISGNVNCGVMNSNGTKFSRSGHTSFFDKGAVNGFDPAPPPPGLGSSRPSSAPGMLPLSV
- the NDEL1 gene encoding nuclear distribution protein nudE-like 1 isoform X2; amino-acid sequence: MDGEDIPDFSSLKEETAYWKELSLKYKQSFQEARDELVEFQEGSRELEAELEAQLVQAEQRNRDLQADNQRLKYEVEALKEKLEHQYAQSYKQVSVLEDDLSQTRAIKEQLHKYVRELEQANDDLERAKRATIVSLEDFEQRLNQAIERNAFLESELDEKESLLVSVQRLKDEARDLRQELAVRERQQEVTRKSAPSSPTLDCEKMDSAVQASLSLPATPVGKGTENSFPSPKAIPNGFGTSPLTPSARISALNIVGDLLRKVGALESKLAACRNFAKDQASRKSYISGNVNCGVMNSNGTKFSRSGHTSFFDKGQEKVIFPTLFMGQ